In Nostoc sp. GT001, a genomic segment contains:
- a CDS encoding 4-hydroxy-3-methylbut-2-enyl diphosphate reductase gives MDTKAFKRSLQHSENYNRKGFGHQAEVATQLQSEYQSNLIQEIRDRNYTLQRGNVTIRLAQAFGFCWGVERAVAMAYETRQHFPTEHIWITNEIIHNPSVNQRMQEMQVEFIPIEGKNKDFSVVGIGDVVILPAFGASVQEMQILHEKGCKIVDTTCPWVSKVWNTVEKHKKIDYTSIIHGKYKHEETVATSSFAGKYLIVLNLQEAEYVADYIINGGNREEFLTKFAKACSAGFDPDRDLERVGIANQTTMLKGETEQIGKLFERTMLQKYGPTELNQHFQSFNTICDATQERQDAMLELVEHNLDLMVVIGGFNSSNTTQLQQIAFERGIPSYHIDTVERLKSGYSIEHRQLNGQLITTENWLPDGEIVVGITSGASTPDKVVEDVIEKIFTLKTTAALV, from the coding sequence ATGGATACAAAAGCTTTTAAGCGCAGCCTCCAACATTCAGAAAATTACAATCGCAAGGGCTTTGGTCATCAAGCAGAAGTTGCTACCCAGTTGCAATCTGAGTATCAGAGTAACTTGATTCAGGAAATTCGCGATCGCAATTACACTCTGCAACGGGGTAATGTGACAATCCGACTAGCGCAGGCCTTTGGCTTTTGCTGGGGTGTAGAACGGGCTGTAGCGATGGCATACGAAACTCGTCAGCACTTCCCCACAGAACACATCTGGATTACTAACGAAATTATCCACAACCCTTCTGTAAATCAGCGGATGCAGGAGATGCAAGTAGAATTCATCCCCATTGAAGGAAAGAATAAAGACTTTTCTGTTGTTGGAATTGGTGATGTAGTCATATTACCCGCTTTTGGAGCTAGCGTTCAAGAAATGCAGATACTTCACGAGAAAGGCTGCAAAATTGTTGATACAACTTGTCCTTGGGTATCTAAAGTTTGGAATACAGTAGAAAAGCACAAAAAAATCGATTATACATCAATAATTCACGGCAAATATAAGCACGAAGAAACAGTTGCGACTAGTTCCTTCGCTGGCAAGTATTTAATAGTGTTGAATTTGCAAGAAGCAGAATATGTTGCTGACTATATTATCAATGGTGGCAACCGTGAAGAATTTCTGACAAAATTTGCGAAAGCTTGTTCAGCAGGATTTGACCCCGATCGCGATTTAGAAAGAGTTGGCATTGCTAACCAAACTACAATGCTTAAAGGCGAAACTGAGCAAATCGGTAAGCTTTTTGAGCGAACTATGTTACAGAAATATGGCCCCACCGAATTAAATCAGCATTTTCAAAGCTTCAACACCATTTGTGATGCCACTCAAGAACGTCAAGATGCGATGTTGGAATTAGTGGAACATAATTTAGATTTGATGGTAGTAATTGGTGGGTTTAATTCCTCGAACACTACTCAGTTGCAACAAATTGCCTTTGAGCGAGGAATTCCTTCTTATCATATTGATACTGTTGAACGCCTTAAATCAGGATATTCTATTGAACATCGGCAATTAAATGGGCAGTTAATAACTACAGAAAACTGGTTGCCTGATGGAGAAATTGTTGTGGGAATTACTTCTGGTGCTTCTACGCCAGATAAGGTAGTAGAAGATGTGATTGAGAAGATTTTTACATTGAAAACAACAGCAGCGCTGGTTTAA
- a CDS encoding SGNH/GDSL hydrolase family protein → MSTSAKTFPIWAFFSLLTNGILMLAVILLIWQQQRLAAFFGIITSPEPIKLNNSPQIATPDLGRRHQLSYREWVDILNQEAKVAADQRPPHLTILAGDSLSLWFPPELLPEGNNWLNQGISGETSNGLLKRLKIFDRTQPEVIFVMIGINDLIKGMSNGEILDNQRQIINYLQKKHPTAQIVVQSILPHGAEEATWKGRDKLLAVANSRIRQLNQQLQSLSTKKGVKYLDLYPLFTNKQGNLRREFTTDGLHLSPEGYMVWRSALQIYSEIELKPQRQRSAPEKG, encoded by the coding sequence GTGTCTACATCTGCAAAAACCTTTCCTATCTGGGCATTTTTCTCGCTGTTAACCAACGGCATCCTAATGTTGGCGGTCATCCTGTTAATTTGGCAACAGCAGAGATTGGCCGCTTTTTTTGGGATAATCACATCCCCAGAGCCAATCAAACTAAATAACTCACCGCAAATTGCTACACCTGATTTAGGTCGCCGTCACCAACTCAGTTATCGAGAGTGGGTAGATATCCTCAACCAAGAAGCCAAGGTCGCCGCTGACCAACGTCCCCCGCATTTAACCATCCTGGCGGGAGATTCTCTAAGTTTGTGGTTTCCCCCTGAGTTATTACCCGAAGGGAACAATTGGCTCAATCAAGGAATTTCTGGCGAAACCAGCAATGGACTCTTGAAAAGATTAAAAATATTTGACCGCACCCAGCCAGAAGTGATTTTTGTGATGATTGGTATTAATGATCTAATTAAGGGGATGAGCAATGGGGAAATTTTAGATAATCAGCGGCAAATTATCAATTACTTACAAAAGAAGCATCCCACAGCGCAAATTGTTGTCCAATCGATTTTGCCACATGGGGCAGAAGAAGCAACTTGGAAAGGACGAGATAAACTATTGGCTGTTGCCAATAGCCGCATCCGCCAGTTAAATCAGCAATTACAAAGCTTATCTACCAAAAAAGGTGTCAAATACCTCGATTTATATCCCTTGTTTACCAACAAGCAAGGAAATCTCCGCCGCGAATTTACTACTGATGGCTTACACTTAAGTCCTGAAGGCTATATGGTTTGGCGTTCTGCATTGCAGATTTATAGTGAGATTGAATTAAAACCCCAGCGTCAACGTTCTGCGCCAGAAAAAGGCTAA